The following are from one region of the Trichocoleus sp. genome:
- a CDS encoding sugar phosphate nucleotidyltransferase, whose product MLPTPQPLEVIGLLPAGGQATRIAPLPTSKELYPIGFRAVDEAGNLRPKVVSYYLLEKMRSAGIRKAFFILRPGKWDIPAYYGDGAIVDMHLGYLTVHVPYGVPYTLNQAYPFVRGAIVALGFPDILFQPENAFQSLLDRLTGGCADVVLGLLPTANYRKAGMVEFDPAGVVSRIIEKPQQTDLCYMWAIAVWTPQFTEFLHNYLQTHQPDQELPIGDVIQAAIKSGLRVEAEPFPQGSYLDIGTPEDLIKAIHSQTPSPFN is encoded by the coding sequence ATGCTCCCTACTCCCCAACCCCTCGAAGTCATCGGTTTGCTTCCAGCAGGCGGACAGGCAACCCGCATTGCACCTTTGCCAACCAGTAAGGAGCTTTATCCGATCGGCTTTCGGGCAGTGGATGAGGCAGGCAATCTGCGCCCCAAGGTGGTGAGCTATTACCTATTGGAGAAAATGCGATCGGCGGGCATTCGTAAGGCATTTTTCATTCTGCGTCCAGGCAAATGGGATATTCCGGCGTACTATGGCGACGGAGCGATCGTCGATATGCATCTGGGCTATCTCACGGTTCATGTGCCTTATGGAGTACCCTACACGCTGAACCAGGCTTATCCGTTTGTGCGAGGGGCAATTGTGGCGCTGGGCTTTCCCGACATTTTGTTTCAGCCCGAAAATGCCTTTCAGTCATTGCTCGATCGGTTGACAGGCGGTTGTGCCGATGTTGTGTTGGGGCTGCTTCCCACTGCGAACTACCGCAAAGCAGGTATGGTTGAATTTGATCCGGCAGGCGTAGTATCTCGGATCATCGAAAAACCACAGCAAACCGACCTCTGCTATATGTGGGCAATTGCTGTTTGGACGCCTCAATTTACCGAGTTCTTGCACAATTACCTGCAAACGCATCAGCCCGATCAAGAACTGCCGATCGGGGATGTCATCCAAGCCGCAATTAAATCAGGCTTACGAGTCGAAGCCGAACCCTTCCCTCAGGGCAGCTACCTTGATATTGGAACCCCAGAAGATTTGATCAAAGCCATTCACAGCCAGACCCCATCTCCCTTCAACTAA